One Watersipora subatra chromosome 4, tzWatSuba1.1, whole genome shotgun sequence genomic window carries:
- the LOC137394053 gene encoding uncharacterized protein, whose protein sequence is MCHRSADDGGFTKQHTLQAVGEAYDITLDNRWIVPYCPLLSKVFNAHINVKFCNSVKSIKYICKYVNKGSDQAVFGLERDGAQVDEVARYESGRYISANEAMWRIFSLPIHARHLTVQHLSVHLENGQRVYFTEANLQQQLQEPRDTTLTAFFKLCTLDDFARTILYCQLPAYYTFDASTKCWKRRVHGAAVPDHLGIYQTDALARVYTVHHNNRECFFLRIMLHHVVGPMSFQHLRTVEGHVCATFHEACRRLGLLEDDAQWREALEEAATVRSPAQMRKLFAIMLSTCQLSHLLQLWEEFKEHLAEDILFHERQLLQDQQLQFTDRMFNIALIFIEDQVLEVTNNNLSVYGLPRPVRVEQPVVCREILRETAYDREELRCHVETNEPLLLEEQRAAYNTVLEKIEQNSGGVVFLHAPGGTGKTFVTNLILAKVRESGKIALAVASSGIAATLLPGSRTVHSALKLPLNLARTENPVCNIKKNSGTAQLLQRCVLIVWDECTMSHKLAFEALNLTLKDLRENNRLFGGVTLLLSGDFCQTLPVIQRGTPADEINVCIKASFLWPSVVQLHLTRNMRAAILGDETSAHFAAGLLRIGEGRLPVSAEDGLVSLDGYGTFVDSTEELQENVYPNLRQRFQDVYWLSERAILCPRNDAAAAINSQLLAQLPGNSKTFTSVDTSLTDDAAVEYPVEFLNSLDLPGLPAHKLQLKIGTPIMLLRNLNPPKLCNGTRLIVAQMFSHVIQAKIISASGRGEYVFIPRIPIIPTDLPFEFKRIQFPIRVCFAMTINKSQGQSLKVAGIDLLSPCFSHGQLYVACSKVGTSRKLYIHTPDRKTKNVVYPQVLR, encoded by the coding sequence ATGTGCCATCGTTCCGCTGATGATGGAGGTTTCACCAAACAACACACATTGCAAGCTGTTGGAGAGGCCTACGACATCACTTTGGACAATAGATGGATAGTGCCTTACTGCCCTTTGCTGTCCAAAGTATTCAATGCGCACATCAATGTCAAATTTTGCAACTCAGTGAAGTCCATCaaatacatttgcaaatatGTCAACAAGGGTAGTGATCAAGCAGTGTTTGGCTTGGAAAGAGATGGAGCACAGGTTGATGAAGTAGCTCGCTATGAGAGTGGAAGGTACATCAGTGCAAATGAAGCGATGTGGCGCATCTTCAGTCTCCCCATTCATGCACGACACCTGACTGTTCAGCATCTGAGTGTCCATCTTGAGAATGGCCAGAGAGTGTATTTCACTGAAGCAAATCTTCAGCAACAACTTCAAGAACCACGTGACACTACCCTTACAGCCTTTTTCAAGCTTTGTACACTTGATGATTTTGCCAGGACGATTCTGTACTGCCAATTGCCAGCCTATTACACCTTTGACGCATCCACAAAATGCTGGAAGAGACGAGTTCATGGAGCTGCAGTGCCTGATCATCTTGGCATATATCAAACTGATGCCCTAGCACGAGTATACACTGTTCACCACAACAATCGTGAATGTTTCTTTCTTCGAATCATGCTACATCACGTGGTTGGCCCAATGTCCTTTCAGCATTTAAGAACTGTTGAAGGTCATGTCTGTGCTACTTTCCATGAAGCATGCAGGCGTTTGGGGCTATTGGAAGATGATGCACAGTGGAGGGAGGCCTTGGAAGAAGCTGCAACTGTACGGTCACCTGCCCAAATGCGCAAGTTGTTTGCTATTATGTTAAGCACCTGCCAGCTTTCTCACCTTCTTCAGCTGTGGGAAGAGTTTAAGGAACATTTGGCTGAAGACATCCTGTTTCATGAGCGACAACTGCTTCAGGATCAACAACTGCAGTTTACAGATAGAATGTTCAATATTGCTCTTATATTTATCGAGGACCAAGTGCTCGAGGTCACAAACAACAACCTCTCAGTTTATGGACTTCCCAGGCCTGTTAGAGTGGagcaacctgttgtttgcagggaAATATTACGCGAAACAGCGTATGACCGTGAAGAGCTTCGTTGCCATGTTGAAACCAATGAACCGCTGCTGCTGGAAGAGCAAAGAGCTGCATATAACACGGTTTTGGAGAAAATTGAACAAAACAGTGGCGGTGTGGTGTTTCTTCACGCACCAGGTGGGACCGGCAAAACCTTCGTCACTAATCTTATATTGGCGAAAGTACGAGAGTCTGGAAAAATTGCTTTGGCTGTAGCTTCATCTGGTATTGCAGCTACCTTACTCCCTGGTAGCCGCACTGTGCATTCAGCACTGAAACTGCCTCTTAATTTGGCCAGAACTGAGAATCCTGTGTGCAATATCAAAAAGAACAGCGGAACTGCCCAACTTCTGCAACGATGCGTTCTTATTGTGTGGGATGAGTGCACAATGTCGCACAAGCTCGCATTTGAAGCTCTAAATCTTACACTAAAGGACTTGCGTGAAAATAATAGACTTTTCGGTGGGGTAACTCTTTTACTTTCTGGAGATTTTTGCCAAACGTTGCCTGTCATACAAAGAGGCACACCCGCTGATGAGATAAATGTATGTATCAAAGCATCATTTTTGTGGCCGTCTGTTGTGCAGCTGCATTTGACAAGAAACATGCGTGCCGCTATTCTTGGCGACGAAACGAGTGCACATTTCGCTGCTGGACTGCTGCGTATTGGTGAAGGGCGTTTGCCAGTCAGTGCTGAGGATGGTTTGGTGTCACTTGATGGCTACGGCACTTTTGTGGATTCAACCGAAGAACTTCAGGAGAACGTCTACCCTAATCTGCGACAGAGGTTCCAAGATGTTTATTGGTTATCTGAGCGAGCTATTCTTTGCCCCCGGAATGATGCAGCTGCTGCCATAAACTCACAGCTTTTAGCCCAACTACCTGGCAATTCAAAAACCTTCACTTCTGTTGATACGTCGTTGACTGATGACGCTGCTGTAGAATATCCTGTGGAATTCTTAAACTCACTGGACTTGCCCGGACTTCCTGCTCACAAATTGCAGCTAAAGATAGGAACACCGATCATGCTTCTTCGCAACCTCAATCCTCCAAAGTTATGTAATGGCACTCGGCTAATTGTTGCGCAAATGTTTTCGCACGTAATTCAGGCCAAAATCATTTCAGCATCTGGTAGAGGAGAATACGTTTTTATTCCAAGGATCCCAATTATTCCAACCGATCTaccatttgaatttaaaaggaTTCAGTTCCCCATCAGAGTCTGCTTCGCTATGACCATCAACAAGTCGCAAGGTCAGTCTCTCAAAgtagctggtatcgacttactgtccccctgctttagccatggccagctgtacgttgcctgctcaaaagtaggcacaagccgaaaactgtatattcatacacccgacagaaaaaccaaaaatgttgtctatccacaagtgttgcgttga
- the LOC137394054 gene encoding uncharacterized protein yields MSKKCSRCNALHWKDERPGICCNNGKVRLRPFSEDIPPVLTRLFQGANPDSEHFFGNIRKYNSCFQMTSFGAKTIDEPGFNPNFKVQGQIYHLIGSLLPIPGEQPQFLQIYFMGDQQAEAERRRGIVEGVRLNVIRELQDVLHEQNKYVRDFKTARERLPENTDDLRIVIHADKHPVGEHEKRFNAPVIDEVAIQIVGQQFERRDIVLQLRSNELQRISETHRAYDTLQYPLIFWRGDDGYNFQLRQTDIRTGEPGTRKVSAMDFYASRLMVRDGSFNYIHRCRKLFLKFAVDMYAKIETERLSFIRHHQTRLRADDYIHLRDAVADDRNANQLGNVVILPSSFTGGPRYMHERMQDAMTYVRHYGRPDLFITFTCNSKWDEISNELLPGQQSYDRHDVVARVFHLKLKQLMDYITTGAIFGAVQCHMYTIEWQKRGLPHAHILIWLCDRIRPEQVDCVISAEIPNRVEDPSYLKLSPSTWYMVHVAR; encoded by the coding sequence atgtctaAAAAGtgttccagatgtaatgccttacacTGGAAAGACGAAAGGCCAGGCATTTGTTGCAACAATGGGAAAGTTCGCCTACGACCATTCTCTGAGGATATTCCACCTGTATTGACTCGCCTATTCCAAGGCGCAAATCCTGATTCTGAACATTTTTTTGGGAATATACGAAAATATAACAGCTGTTTTCAAATGACATCATTTGGAGCTAAAACCATTGATGAGCCTGGATTTAACCCAAATTTCAAGGTTCAGGGTCAAATCTACCATTTGATTGGATCCTTGCTTCCGATACCGGGTGAGCAACCACAGTTCCTGCAAATCTATTTCATGGGTGACCAGCAGGCAGAGGCAGAACGTCGGCGTGGTATTGTTGAAGGAGTGCGATTAAACGTAATCCGTGAGCTGCAGGATGTTCTACACgagcaaaataaatatgtgCGTGATTTCAAAACTGCTCGGGAGAGGCTGCCTGAAAACACGGATGACTTGCGAATTGTCATTCATGCTGACAAACACCCTGTTGGAGAGCATGAAAAAAGATTCAATGCTCCTGTCATAGATGAAGTTGCCATTCAAATAGTTGGACAGCAGTTTGAAAGGCGGGATATTGTTCTGCAGTTACGCAGCAATGAACTGCAGAGGATATCTGAGACGCACAGAGCATATGACACCCTGCAGTATCCACTCATTTTCTGGCGAGGTGACGATGGCTACAACTTTCAGCTGCGACAGACTGACATTCGCACAGGAGAGCCAGGTACACGAAAAGTTTCTGCTATGGATTTTTATGCTAGCAGGCTGATGGTTCGTGATGGTAGCTTCAACTACATTCACAGGTGCCGAAAGCTGTTTTTGAAGTTTGCAGTTGATATGTACGCTAAAATTGAAACTGAAAGACTTAGCTTTATCCGCCACCATCAGACACGGCTAAGAGCTGATGACTACATCCACCTGCGTGATGCAGTGGCTGATGATCGCAATGCAAACCAACTAGGTAACGTGGTGATTTTACCTTCGTCTTTTACTGGTGGCCCACGCTACATGCATGAGCGTATGCAGGATGCCATGACATATGTGCGACATTACGGCAGACCAGACCTCTTCATCACATTTACCTGCAACAGCAAATGGGATGAGATTTCCAATGAATTGCTGCCTGGTCAGCAAAGCTATGACAGACACGATGTGGTTGCAAGAGTATTTCACCTAAAACTAAAGCAACTAATGGATTACATCACCACCGGTGCAATATTTGGCGCTGTGCAATGCCATATGTACACCATTGAATGGCAAAAACGTGGACTCCCTCATGCACACATTCTAATTTGGTTATGCGATCGCATCAGGCCAGAACAGGTTGATTGTGTCATTTCTGCAGAAATACCAAATCGAGTGGAAGACCCCAGCTATTTGAAATTGTCACCAAGCACATGGTACATGGTCCATGTGGCCAGGTAA